Proteins from a single region of Apium graveolens cultivar Ventura chromosome 7, ASM990537v1, whole genome shotgun sequence:
- the LOC141674347 gene encoding uncharacterized protein LOC141674347: MDIPENDENDISSDSSDFINHVKGEHQPLYPGYESYTKLKALIKLYNLNVMLGMSDSCFSDVLLLIGSMLPEGNNIPSSFTEVKKTLCSLGRGYEKIHACPNDCLLYRGERDEDETTCRICKASRWKLNRKEVELEGVPAKVLWYFLLIPRLRNLFSTPHIAKEMTWHDTRRQKDGPTEEGNDIIVYLQPLIEDLQELWRGRQVYDAYKEESFIFRGILLWTISDYPALGNLSGNVIKGYNSCTVCIDQTKATMLVNYRKTVIMRHQRWLPRHHPYRKQKSAFDNMIEKEGAPIPLTGEQVFQRAIYSKVIDIDKLEKIQSQLVETLCKIEKHFPPSFFDVMIHLSIHLMREVKLCGPIFLCWMYPFERYMKAFKGYVRNSAHPEGCIAEVYVAEEAVECLVNFGEATTGLSRNPRQEQNAGRPLFGATMIKAINHDLHLAHLCFLQNSNDIRPYFD; the protein is encoded by the exons ATGGATATACCTGAGAATGATGAAAATGATATTTCTTCTGATTCTTCAGATTTTATCAACCATGTTAAAGGTGAACATCAGCCACTTTATCCCGGATATGAGAGTTACACTAAGTTAAAAGCTTTAATTAAGTTGTACAATTTGAATGTGATGCTTGGTATGTCTGATTCATGCTTCTCTGATGTTCTACTACTAATCGGGTCTATGCTCCCGGAAGGCAACAATATTCCTTCTTCCTTCACTGAAGTGAAAAAAACCTTATGTTCATTAGGAAGGGGGTATGAAAAGATACACGCATGTCCGAATGATTGTTTATTATACCGTGGTGAGAGAGATGAGGATGAGACTACATGTCGTATATGTAAGGCCTCTAGATGGAAATTGAATCGGAAAGAAGTGGAACTGGAAGGGGTCCCTGCTAAGGTTTTATGGTATTTTCTGTTGATACCGAGATTAAGAAATTTATTCAGTACACCGCACATTGCAAaagaaatgacttggcatgacactAGGCGGCAAAAGGATG GACCAACTGAGGAAGGAAATGATATCATCGTGTACCTTCAACCACTTATAGAAGATTTACAGGAGTTGTGGCGAGGGAGACAAGTGTATGACGCATATAAGGAAGAATCTTTCATATTTAGGGGCATTTTATTATGGACAATAAGTGATTATCCAGCCTTAGGGAACTTGTCGGGAAACGTCATTAAAGGTTATAATTCTTGTACTGTATGCATTGATCAAACAAAAGCTACCATGCTTGTTAATTACCGCAAGACGGTGATCATGAGGCATCAGAGGTGGTTGCCCCGTCATCATCCGTATAGAAAGCAAAAATCAGCTTTTGATAACATGATAGAGAAGGAGGGTGCTCCTATTCCGTTAACTGGAGAGCAAGTTTTTCAAAGA GCAATTTACAGTAAAGTCATCGATATAGATAAACTGGAAAAAATCCAATCTCAGTTGGTGGAAACATTATGCAAGATTGAAAAGCACTTCCCTCCCTCGTTCTTTGATGTGATGATCCATCTCTCAATTCATCTTATGAGAGAGGTTAAACTTTGTGGGCCaatattcctatgttggatgtaTCCTTTTGAAAGATATATGAAGGCGTTTAAGGGATATGTACGGAATTCAGCTCATCCTGAAGGATGTATTGCCGAGGTATATGTCGCCGAAGAGGCCGTCGAGTGTTTGGTAAATTTTGGAGAAGCTACCACAGGATTGTCGCGAAATCCTAGGCAAGAGCAAAATGCTGGCAGACCCTTATTTGGTGCAACCATGATAAAGGCAATCAATCACGACTTGCACCTAGCACATTTGTGTTTTTTGCAAAATAGTAATGACATAAGGCCATATTTTGATTAA